AGAACTGTTGGAACTGGTTGAAATGGAAATCACTGAACTTCTGGAAAGCTATGGCTTTGAAGATGTTCCGATCGTTGCTGGTTCTGCACTGGCTGCTCTGGAAGGCCGTGACGACAACATCGGTAAAGAGAAGATTCTTGAGCTGATGAAAGCTGTTGACGAGCACATCCCGCAGCCGGAAGCCGATACTTCCAAGCCGTTCCTGATGCCGATTGAGGACGTGTTCTCTATCTCCGGTCGTGGTACTGTTGTGACAGGCCGTATCGAAACGGGTATCACGAAAGTTGGTGAAGAAGTTGAGATCGTTGGTCTGAAAGACACTGAAACAACGACTGTAACTGGTATCGAAATGTTCCGTAAACTGCTCGATGAAGCACGTGCTGGCGATAACGCTGGTGTTCTTCTTCGTGGTATCAAACGTGACGAAATCCAGCGTGGTCAGGTTTTGGCTGCACCGGGTTCTATCACGCCGCACAAGAAATTCACTTGTGAAGTTTACATTCTGACAAAAGAAGAAGGTGGCCGTCACACGCCGTTCTTCGCGAACTACCGTCCGCAGTTCTACTTCCGTACAACTGACGTCACTGGCTCCATCACACTGCCTGAAGGCACTGAAATGGTCATGCCGGGCGATAACGTGAAGCTTTCTGTTGAACTGCTTGGCGCGATTGCGATGGACGAAGGTCTGCGTTTCGCGATCCGTGAAGGTGGTCGTACAGTAGGTTCTGGTGTTGTTGCTTCTATCGACGACTAAGACCTCTTTCGGAATTACCGAATAAAGAAGGGCTCCAGCTAAGGCTGGGGCCCTTTTTTGAGTCGAAATGGCAGGTGTTTAGTGAAAACTAGGCCAAGTCATTTGAGCATGTCCGGCTCCAAAACTCCGAGATGATGTGTTTTCGTAAATATCGACATCAACATCTATCATCAGGCTTTTAGCTGTATATGCTTGTCTTGTAATTTTCCCTGTTTCAACGCTCCTGTTGAAATGCATCACAGAGGTGGCCAAATTGTATGTCCATTGGTTCTGCCCGAACAGAAAAACTAATGCTCATCCTTTCATAACCTCCTATTGTAAGTGTATCGGTCTGATGTCTGTGAAAAGTAAAGGGGGGAAGGCGATGAAAAAAAGCCTATTTATTCTTTTTTTGTTTTGTTTTCCGGTGTCGGAAACATATGGACAAACAGTTGGGGAATTATGTCCCCCTCCAGGAATTTCAAAACAAAATAATTTATTTTACAGTACTTGGGCTCATAGCTGTTATAGCCGTATTGAAAACTATGAATCCGTTATGGTTCAAAAGGTCATCCAAACGTTCTCATACTATTTGTACGAAGATATTTTGCAGCAATCGAACAGCGCTTCCTTGCTAAATGGCGCTTCTACATTGGCATGGCTTCTCAATAAGCAAGGTCAGTTGGATGATAAATTAGGGGTTAATCA
This sequence is a window from Terasakiella sp. SH-1. Protein-coding genes within it:
- the tuf gene encoding elongation factor Tu, whose translation is MAKEKFDRSKPHCNIGTVGHVDHGKTTLTAAITKVLAETGGGEAVDFANIDKAPEERERGITISTAHVEYETEARHYAHVDCPGHADYVKNMITGAAQMDGGILVVNAADGPMPQTREHILLARQVGVPALVVFMNKVDQVDDEELLELVEMEITELLESYGFEDVPIVAGSALAALEGRDDNIGKEKILELMKAVDEHIPQPEADTSKPFLMPIEDVFSISGRGTVVTGRIETGITKVGEEVEIVGLKDTETTTVTGIEMFRKLLDEARAGDNAGVLLRGIKRDEIQRGQVLAAPGSITPHKKFTCEVYILTKEEGGRHTPFFANYRPQFYFRTTDVTGSITLPEGTEMVMPGDNVKLSVELLGAIAMDEGLRFAIREGGRTVGSGVVASIDD